One Nicotiana tomentosiformis chromosome 4, ASM39032v3, whole genome shotgun sequence genomic window carries:
- the LOC117275555 gene encoding uncharacterized protein encodes MVDPSDSSAPTIASKATEAETSSGALFLDASYPFYPHPSESPGMLLVNTPFDGKGYGGWRMGILIALSAKNKVGFIDGTFLQPKIFCDSFKSWTRTNDMVISWMLNTLTKEIAKNVLYSKTTREIWLELEK; translated from the coding sequence ATGGTAGATCCATCCGATTCCTCTGCTCCTACAATTGCTTCAAAAGCTACTGAAGCTGAAACAAGTTCAGGAGCTCTTTTTCTTGATGCTTCTTATCCATTTTACCCCCATCCCTCTGAATCTCCAGGGATGCTCTTGGTCAACACACCCTTTGATGGTAAAGGTTATGGAGGTTGGCGCATGGGTATTCTTATTGCCTTATCAGCCAAGAACAAGGTGGGTTTTATCGATGGGACTTTTCTTCAACCCAAGATCTTTTGTGATTCATTCAAATCTTGGACAAGGACCAATGATATGGTTATATCTTGGATGTTAAACACTCTGACTAAGGAGATAGCAAAGAATGTTCTCTACTCTAAAACAACCAGGGAAATATGGTTGGAGCTTGAGAAATGA